The following coding sequences are from one Dermacentor silvarum isolate Dsil-2018 chromosome 4, BIME_Dsil_1.4, whole genome shotgun sequence window:
- the LOC119448629 gene encoding beta-Ala-His dipeptidase-like, which translates to MSFSLQALENEGVRVDLVPLKGDKNVYYGSTRSTPPVLLGRTEYDSRKNTVMAYGYLDVHPAKKSDGWDMDPFVPEERDGKVYGRGCAAGKGPMVAWIWALKAFNIAGVALPVNLRFVIDSTKEVGSQELMDYIKSEMNTDFYSRTASVVLSDGCWLERTKPRLSFGLRGMCYFQVDVTCAGQDLHSGVYGGTILEGMFDVVSLLNSLTDDDGCVSVPGFCDELANITEDENRILENARFDLETFRENLGVPQLTEKDKVEALKRIWQCPSLSIHGIHGAYSGPGGKAVIPGHVIGKFSVRTVPYQRSEKVRECITRHLESEFAKRKSPNRLKVTMTTSCEPWTTYPRTANFRAAQAAVKQVYGTAPGLMRSGASVAVASTLCDRASLNVIQMPISAAGGYCVNENIPIEDLVRGAKIFAAYCYEAARFP; encoded by the exons ATGTCGTTTTCTTTGCAGGCGCTCGAAAACGAAGGCGTGCGTGTGGATCTGGTGCCACTGAAAGGGGACAAAAATGTCTACTACGGCAGCACCCGGTCTACGCCTCCGGTTCTGCTGGGTCGCACGGAATATGACAGCAGGAAGAACACTGTGATGGCATACGGCTACCTCGATGTGCACCCGGCTAAAAAA TCCGATGGCTGGGACATGGACCCGTTCGTGCCGGAAGAAAGGGATGGCAAGGTGTACGGCCGAGGCTGTGCTGCTGGCAAAGGACCCATGGTTGCCTGGATATGGGCCTTGAAGGCGTTCAACATCGCCGGCGTGGCGTTGCCTGTCAATCTCAGA TTCGTCATCGACTCCACGAAGGAAGTGGGCTCCCAAGAACTCATGGATTACATCAAGTCGGAAATGAATACCGATTTTTACTCCAGGACCGCCAGCGTTGTTCTGTCAGATGGCTGCTGGCTTGAAAGAACTAAACCCCGTCTTTCCTTCGGCCTAAG GGGCATGTGCTACTTCCAAGTCGACGTGACATGTGCCGGTCAAGACCTGCACTCTGGCGTGTACGGAGGAACAAT CTTGGAAGGCATGTTTGACGTGGTCAGTCTGCTCAACTCTCTCACTGACGACGACGGCTGCGTCTCAGTGCCGGGCTTCTGCGACGAACTGGCCAACATCACGGAAGATGAGAACCGGATTTTAGAAAACGCCCGATTCGACCTG GAGACCTTTCGCGAGAATCTGGGTGTGCCTCAGCTGACAGAAAAAGACAAGGTGGAGGCATTAAAGCGCATCTGGCAGTGCCCATCCCTTAGCATTCATG GCATACATGGAGCTTACTCCGGTCCCGGTGGGAAAGCGGTGATTCCAGGTCACGTGATCGGCAAGTTCTCCGTTCGCACTGTGCCATATCAGAGGAGCGAAAAAGTGCGCGAGTGCATCACCAGGCACCTGGAGAGCGAGTTCGCCAAGCGCAAAAGTCCTAACAGACTGAA aGTCACCATGACAACCAGTTGCGAACCGTGGACGACGTACCCAAGAACCGCCAATTTCCGAGCCGCGCAAGCTGCCGTCAAGCAAG TGTACGGCACGGCACCAGGCCTGATGCGCAGTGGTGCCAGCGTAGCCGTTGCATCTACGCTGTGCGACAGAGCGAGCCTCAACGTGATCCAGATGCCCATCAGTGCGGCCGGCGGCTACTGCGTCAACGAGAACATTCCCATCGAAGACTTGGTTCGAGGG GCCAAGATATTCGCTGCTTATTGCTACGAAGCCGCCAGGTTTCCGTGA